GGGATCGGCTCCGGGTTTCAGTAAGCCCACCAGGATAATGGTATCCCCCGCCACCTCAGCGGTCAGGTTCGCTAATACGGTGCTGGTGGCGACGACTTGGGGGCGATCGCTGTCCCCGCTGCCGCGTTCTCCCATCTCAGCCAGCCCCCCACCCCCTGGGCCACAGCTTGCCAACCCCCCGGCCACCAGCAAAACCCAGAGCCGAACCCCAGCGCTAGCTGGCCGCCCTGACGGATGGCTAACCTCTCCCGAACTCTGCAACAGTGGACTGGTTAAAACGCGACGGACAACGTTGTGGAATCGGTCAAGGCAATACACCATGGGTCTAGCACTGAGATTATGGGATTAAGGGGTCAGATGGAGGGCCAGGGATCGACTGCAACCGTGCAGGGGCTGACCGGCTGAGGTGAAGCAAGTCCCCTGGGTCAGAGCCGGGGTATCAACTTAAGCCGGGACAGTGGGGCACTCTGCGCCCCACTGTCCCATTAATCTTGTCCCGCTTTCAGCGGGAACCCGGTCTGAGCCTGATAGTGAATATTATTTCATTATTATTTCATAATTGTCTCATAATTATCTCATCTTTATTTCATAATCCTGAGGCGCTGCGCCCAACCTGGAAACTCAACCGGATGGGGTCTGATGTGCCCTAGTTTTCTCCGCCCCAAGGTTGGACTATTGCTCTGCCGTTTTCTAGCTATCTCCCCTAGCTCGTCTTGTGGTGTGGTCCCATTTCTTCTGCCCCATGCCTTCTGCCCCATGCCTTCTGCCCCATGCCTTCTGCCCCATGCCTTCTGCTAAGAAGTCTCAACATCTGTCCAGATGAAGACTAGAGGCTCTAAGCTGGAAAGAGTAAAGATAGCTGGGATCATCAAGTCCTAGATGCCTCGCCACTTCTGCCCTATTGCCCCTGCGCTAATCTTTGGGGCTTGTTTTGGAATCAGACCTCTCACTGTTGTAGAGGGTTATGGATGTAACCAAGGGGATCAGACTTGGGCACCCTACTGTATGGCTTTGTCCGATCGCAGCGACTTTACCCGATCGAGGCTATGGATCTGCCGGGATAGTTGGGCTAGCGGGGTAGTAACCCGTTGCCGCCTGCCTAGGGAGTCTCCCTGGATATTCTGATCGATCGTTGCCCTGTCCCCAACATCAGGGGTTCCCGCTTTAAGCGAGACAAGATTAACGGGACAGTGGGGCGCTCCGCACCTCAGTGTCCCGGCTTAACCCGGCTTAAGTTGATACCCAGCATCAGGATACAGCAGTCCGAAATGGGTCGTGTGGTGTGCCCCCTCCGGGCGAACACCACGCCAAGGGTTTCAGCCATCGAGATCCTTACAACTGATTTAGGATTGCTGTAGAGGTAGAAGTTGGTTTAGCGACTGCTTTATCTGCCTGTATTAGCCACAAAACTCTGAATGAAGTTGCAAGAGACAGGGAACTGCAATCCTACCTCCATCCATTTTGTCCACCCATTCTGTCCACCCATTTTGTCCACCCTGGTAAACGGGGCTTGGCCATGCTTAAGACTCTCCAGCGCCTTGGTTTTTCACACTAATTTGCATTTTTTCTATGAGCACCATCCTAGTTGTCGAAGATAGTGAAACCTATCGCACGATGATCAGCGAATTGCTGGTGGGCAACGGCTTTTCTGTAGATACAGCCTCCAATGGCGTGGAAGCCCTGGCCAAGGTTAATGACTACCCTGCCGAAGGTCTACCGGCTTTGATTGTCCTGGACATTGTGATGCCCGAAATGAACGGCTATGACTTTTGCCGCAAGGTGAAAGGGGATCCTAAAATGAAGGATGTTCCGGTGGTGATGTGTTCTTCTAAAAGTGAAGAGTTTGATCATTATTGGGGTATGAAGCAGGGGGCAGATGCCTATTTAAATAAGCCCTTTGAACCTAAGGAATTGCTGAAAACTATTAAGCATTTGCTGAATAATTAGGATAGTAAAGATTCGGCTATTGGGCATCTCGATTATTGGGCACCTTGATTATTGGGTACCTTGATTAATAGTGGCGGGTGGCGAAGGTAACTATTCAGGGGGAAGGTGAGTAGGGTTTCAGCCCCACGATCGCCGGTCAGATCCGGATCAACGGGGTGCATTTCACCTGGGAAACCTCGACCTCGGCTAGGGTTATCGCCCCCGTGCCGACCCTCTTGGCGACCCACAACCGGGGCAACCACGGGGGGATTGCCCCTACCCAAATCGGTGAACCCACCCCAGGGAAATGGACCCTCTTGGGGACCCACAACCGGGGCAACCACGGGGGGATTGCCCCTACCCAAATCGGTGAACCCACCCCAGTGAAATGGATCCTCTCCAATCGCCTCAGGTCTGTTGTCTAGAGCCTGAAACCCTCATTCTCCTCTGGACCCTTGAATAATTACTCTGAAAGGCCCATTTTTCCGTAGGTTGGGTTGAGCCTTGCGAAACCCAACACAGAGACCTCAAGGTTGCTCGTTGGGTTTCGTTCCTCTACCCAACCTACAGCTACAGCGATCTTCTTTTGTCAGTCAAGCAGCTAGCTACCCAGGTCAAACGGGCTGGACAGGTCAAGGGCTGGACAGGCAAGCCTTTGGTCAGGGGTTCACCCAGGGGGGGACATAGGCCCAGGCTTGTTTTAGGGCTTTTTCCCACTGGGCATAGTCGGGATCTTTTTGGCTGACCAAGGCCCAAAAGCGGGGGGAGTGATCCAGGTGGCGAGTGTGGCAGAGTTCGTGAATCAGCACATAGCGCACCAAGTCGGGCGGTAAAAAGAGGAGGCGATCGTTCAGGCTGATGGACTGACGGGCGGAACAACTGCCCCACAGGGTTTTCTGACTGCGGAGGGTGACCTGGCTATAGCCTAAGCCGGTGGTTTGGCTGAGGGACTGAAGCAGGGGGGGCAGAACTGCCTTGGCCTGGAGCCGGAGCCAGCGTCCCAACAGATCACAGCAGGGTGTTACGGCTTGCAGCGATCCTTGGAGCAAAAGATGGGGCGCATCAGCCCGGAGCGTGACCGTGGGGGAGGTGGAGTCTGTGGCCTGATAGGGATTGTAGGACACGTACCAGGTGGTGCCGATCGCCCGCAGTTCAATGGATTGGGGGAGGCGATCGAGGGTTTCTGGGGCCAGGGTTTGGCGGGTGGTCTTAAACCGGTCTTGGGTGTCTTGGATCCACTGGTGGTGTTGGGCCACAAAGGCGGGTACTTGGGCTAGATCAAAGCCCAGGGGAACCACCACTTCCACACGACCTTGGGGGCAAATTTTGATGCGGGCACGGCGCGATTGGGGGCTGTGGCGCAGGCGATAGACGATCGCTAAACCGGAGTCCAGAGAGAGGGAGTGTTGTTGGGTCATAGCAGATGGGTCATCCTGGAGCATTTATCCCACCGACGGGGCAGCGGTATGATCGTACCGTTCTTTTTGAGCATCCCTTCGGGATGTCCCCCCTACCCTGTGTCTGAATTGCCCCCGTCTATCCCTGGTGTCCCTGGGTCTGATGCACCTGCATCGGCTGTCCCTGAGGCTGATTTATCTGTGTCTGGGTCTGTGTCTGGGTCTGTGTCTGGGTCTGCTGCATCATCCGTCCCACCCCCATCATCTGCACCATCGCCCTACCGATCTAGTCCCCCAGGCTCCGTGAACCAAGGGGATTCTGAAGACCAGGATCCTAGCTTTGGGGATTCTAGTCCTGGGGATTCTAGTCCTGGGGATTCTAGTCCTGGGGATTCTAGTCCTGGGGATTCTAGCTTTGGCGATTCTAGTACCGGGGATCCTAGTACCGGGGATCCTAGTTTTGGCGATTCTAGTACCGGGGATTCTAGTCCTGGGAATTCTGGGGTTACTCAGTCCCCCACCGATCCCTCCCTGCCGGTTCCTCCCTCACCCGCCCGTTCCCTGGGGGCGATCGCCGGGATCGTGGCCGCTGCCACCCTGCTGAGCAAGGTGTTTGGGTTGGTGCGGCAACAGGCGATCGCCGCCGCCTTTGGGACGGGTGTTGCCTTTGATGCCTTTAACTATGCCTATGTGGTGCCGGGGTTTTTGTTGATTTTGCTGGGGGGCATTAATGGACCTTTCCACAGCGCGATCGTCAGCGTTTTATCCAAACAGAACCAAAAGGACGCGGCTCCCCTGGTGGAAACCATTACCACGGTGGTGGGCCTGTTGCTGCTGGGGTTAACGGCATTAATCATCCTCTTTGCCAACCCCTTAATCAGTCTGGTGGCCCCTGGTTTAGGTACCACCGCCGCCGGAGCCGTCACCCACGCGATCGCCGTCCAGCAACTGCAAATCATGGCCCCCATGGCTCTCTTGGCCGGGTTCATTGGCATTGGCTTTGGTACCCTCAGCGCAGCGGATCACTACTGGCTCCCCTCCATTAGCCCCCTG
This region of Prochlorothrix hollandica PCC 9006 = CALU 1027 genomic DNA includes:
- a CDS encoding response regulator transcription factor, whose amino-acid sequence is MSTILVVEDSETYRTMISELLVGNGFSVDTASNGVEALAKVNDYPAEGLPALIVLDIVMPEMNGYDFCRKVKGDPKMKDVPVVMCSSKSEEFDHYWGMKQGADAYLNKPFEPKELLKTIKHLLNN
- a CDS encoding M48 family metallopeptidase — protein: MTQQHSLSLDSGLAIVYRLRHSPQSRRARIKICPQGRVEVVVPLGFDLAQVPAFVAQHHQWIQDTQDRFKTTRQTLAPETLDRLPQSIELRAIGTTWYVSYNPYQATDSTSPTVTLRADAPHLLLQGSLQAVTPCCDLLGRWLRLQAKAVLPPLLQSLSQTTGLGYSQVTLRSQKTLWGSCSARQSISLNDRLLFLPPDLVRYVLIHELCHTRHLDHSPRFWALVSQKDPDYAQWEKALKQAWAYVPPWVNP